A stretch of Cicer arietinum cultivar CDC Frontier isolate Library 1 chromosome 5, Cicar.CDCFrontier_v2.0, whole genome shotgun sequence DNA encodes these proteins:
- the LOC101497262 gene encoding cysteine proteinase inhibitor-like codes for MTTLGGVRDVPGNQNSLEIDSLARYAVEEHNKKQNSLLEFERVISAKQQVVSGTLHHITLEAKDGVNKKVYEVKVWEKSWMNFKEVQEFKLVEDASAESSA; via the exons ATGACAACACTTGGTGGAGTTCGCGATGTGCCAGGAAACCAGAACAGCCTTGAGATCGATAGTCTCGCCCGCTATGCTGTTGAGGAACACAACAAAAAACAG AATTCTCTTCTGGAATTTGAAAGGGTGATAAGTGCAAAACAGCAAGTGGTTTCTGGAACCTTGCATCACATCACTCTTGAGGCAAAAGATGGGGTGAATAAAAAGGTTTATGAAGTCAAGGTTTGGGAAAAGTCTTGGATGAACTTCAAGGAGGTGCAGGAGTTCAAGCTTGTTGAAGATGCATCTGCGGAGTCAAGTGCTTAA
- the LOC105851090 gene encoding cysteine proteinase inhibitor-like, whose amino-acid sequence MISVGDIRDMPGSQNSLAIISLARFAVEEHNKKENSLLEFERVISAKHQSVAGFMYYITLEAKDGVNKKVYKAKVWDVFWMYFKELLEFKLVDDASAESSA is encoded by the exons ATGATATCGGTTGGTGACATTCGCGATATGCCAGGAAGCCAGAACAGCCTTGCGATCATTAGTCTCGCCCGCTTTGCTGTTGAGGAACACAACAAAAAAGAg AATTCTCTTCTGGAATTTGAAAGGGTGATAAGTGCAAAACATCAAAGTGTTGCTGGATTCATGTACTACATCACTCTTGAGGCAAAAGATGGGGTGAATAAAAAGGTTTATAAagccaaggtttgggatgtgttttGGATGTACTTCAAGGAGTTGCTGGAGTTCAAACTTGTAGATGATGCATCTGCTGAGTCAAGTGCTTAA